In a single window of the Candoia aspera isolate rCanAsp1 chromosome 14, rCanAsp1.hap2, whole genome shotgun sequence genome:
- the SDR42E2 gene encoding putative short-chain dehydrogenase/reductase family 42E member 2, with protein sequence MSFLPSSQSDVRSFSDLYSACEGVDCVIHAAAYGMTGIEQMHKKHIRSVNIGGTGIVLEVCKRQSIPRLIYTSSIDVVFSGQTIIDGDEATVPYFPLEQQVNEYSRTKSIAEQMVLAANGSPLAGGGKLHTCAIRPPGIYGPEEQRHFPRLALNIERGIFNICVGDPGTLMNWVHVKNLVQAHILAAKALTPEMNYIAGGQAYFINDNEKVNLFEWLTPLFEGLGFRKPWIRVPIFLVHLSVLIMEKVHNALLPIVEITPLLTRNEIHNMSCTHTFKIDKAQAYLGYAPKKYSLADCVDHFLKKRPRPRNFFLLKCLFLLLLFTALIVLAVKFTQVRDFLLESWKKYWCLLET encoded by the exons ATGAGTTTTCTCCCTTCATCACAGTCAGATGTGAGAAGCTTCAGTGACTTGTACTCAGCCTGCGAAGGGGTGGATTGTGTCATTCATGCAGCTGCATACGGGATGACTGGAATAGAGCAA ATGCACAAGAAACATATCCGGTCGGTCAACATTGGTGGGACCGGAATCGTTCTTGAAG TTTGCAAGCGGCAGAGCATCCCGAGATTGATATATACCAGTTCCATCGATGTAGTCTTTTCTGGACAAACTATCATTGACGGTGACGAAGCTACTGTACCGTATTTTCCTTTGGAGCAG caAGTTAATGAATATTCCCGGACGAAATCAATTGCAGAACAAATGGTCTTAGCAGCTAACGGATCACCCCTGGCAG GAGGAGGGAAGCTACACACATGTGCAATTCGCCCTCCTGGGATTTATGGACCGGAAGAGCAGCGGCATTTCCCTCGGTTGGCC CTCAATATTGAAAGAGGGATTTTTAACATCTGTGTCGGGGATCCAGGGACTCTGATGAACTGGGTCCACGTGAAAAATCTTGTGCAAGCCCACATCCTTGCTGCAAAGGCGCTCACTCCAGAAATGAACTATATTGCG GGCGGCCAGGCATACTTTATCAACGACAATGAGAAAGTCAACCTGTTTGAATGGCTAACTCCCTTG TTCGAAGGACTGGGCTTCCGTAAACCCTGGATCCGTGTTCCCATTTTCCTGGTTCATCTATCAG TTCTCATCATGGAAAAAGTGCACAATGCATTGCTACCGATTGTGGAAATCACACCCCTGCTCACCAGAAATGAA ATACACAATATGTCTTGCACCCACACGTTCAAAATTGATAAAGCCCAGGCCTACCTTGGCTATGCACCCAAAAAGTATTCGTTGGCCGACTGCGTGGatcattttttgaaaaagagaCCCCGGCCAAGGAATTTTTTCTTACTCAAATGCCTTTTTCTGTTGCTCCTGTTCACGGCACTGATTGTGCTGGCTGTGAAATTCACCCAAGTGAGAGATTTTCTTCTAGAGTCCTGGAAAAAATATTGGTGCCTTCTTGAGACATAA